In one window of Candidatus Binatia bacterium DNA:
- a CDS encoding TetR/AcrR family transcriptional regulator — MRSALERVREEPQSTKARILAAAEEVFAAKGFAGASTREIADKAGVNISSLHYHWESKETLYFAVFQDVYDRIVAVIRSALEQQKPGKDRGRTIETVMGTLFDFFADHPTIPRLLVRRLVENDEGHADIENRVLVPAWKVFAEWTRAYGGVRRSELEANLFMLTVESAVLFFLLDSAHVKALLGSSVRAPELRQRVRDYVIQLVPTLLGRRERKGS; from the coding sequence ATGCGTTCGGCATTAGAGCGAGTGCGCGAAGAGCCCCAATCGACGAAAGCCCGAATTTTGGCAGCGGCTGAGGAAGTGTTTGCCGCCAAGGGCTTTGCCGGCGCCTCCACCCGCGAGATTGCAGACAAAGCCGGGGTGAACATCTCAAGCTTGCATTACCACTGGGAGTCGAAGGAAACGTTGTATTTTGCCGTTTTTCAAGACGTGTACGACCGCATCGTGGCGGTGATTCGCTCTGCCTTGGAACAACAAAAACCCGGCAAGGACCGAGGGCGGACGATTGAGACCGTCATGGGAACACTCTTCGACTTTTTTGCCGACCATCCCACGATTCCGCGGCTTCTGGTCCGGCGCCTGGTGGAGAACGACGAGGGTCACGCCGACATCGAGAATCGCGTGTTGGTCCCCGCGTGGAAGGTCTTTGCTGAATGGACACGCGCCTACGGCGGTGTGCGGCGGAGCGAGCTCGAGGCAAATCTCTTCATGCTGACGGTGGAGAGCGCTGTCCTCTTTTTCCTGCTGGACAGCGCCCATGTGAAGGCGCTTCTGGGGAGCAGCGTGCGGGCACCGGAGCTCCGCCAACGCGTGCGGGATTACGTCATCCAGCTCGTGCCCACGTTGCTCGGGCGTCGCGAGCGCAAAGGATCGTGA
- the dtd gene encoding D-aminoacyl-tRNA deacylase, translating into MRAVVQRVSRACVRVEGHVVGAIGPGLLVLLGVAAGDSEADARWLCDKILNLRIFSNEAGKFDRSVLDIGGGVLVVSQFTLLADVAKGRRPSFTGAALPEQAHSLYEYFARLVKQSGLPTATGEFGAHMEVELVNDGPVTIVIDSPNR; encoded by the coding sequence ATGCGAGCTGTCGTTCAGCGCGTGAGCCGCGCGTGCGTTCGCGTCGAAGGCCATGTCGTTGGGGCCATTGGTCCTGGTTTGCTGGTGCTTCTGGGCGTTGCCGCCGGGGACAGCGAAGCTGACGCCCGCTGGTTGTGCGACAAGATTCTGAATCTCCGGATTTTTTCGAACGAGGCCGGGAAGTTCGATCGCTCGGTTCTCGACATCGGCGGAGGAGTGTTGGTGGTGTCGCAATTCACCTTGTTAGCTGATGTCGCCAAAGGCAGGCGGCCGTCGTTTACCGGTGCAGCGTTACCGGAGCAGGCGCACTCTCTTTACGAGTACTTCGCGCGCCTGGTAAAGCAGAGCGGCTTGCCCACAGCCACAGGAGAATTCGGTGCTCATATGGAGGTCGAGCTCGTTAACGACGGCCCGGTTACGATTGTGATCGACTCACCGAATCGATAA
- a CDS encoding DUF1285 domain-containing protein produces the protein MVGAGFWAIPSAKLVFGKDGRWYADGEPVTHERLARFFTRYLRRKPGQDGYEIWVDERFHADVEIEDTPYVVTAVFPSESGQLCVRLNDDSIETLDAQGLTVGSDGVVRCSVKEGRERARLLRAAQAELASYLEEHDGTWCLHVGDRHYPVRYE, from the coding sequence ATGGTGGGAGCGGGCTTTTGGGCCATCCCTTCTGCAAAATTAGTGTTTGGAAAAGACGGCCGCTGGTACGCCGACGGTGAGCCGGTGACCCACGAGCGCCTCGCGCGCTTCTTTACCCGCTATTTGCGCCGGAAGCCCGGGCAAGACGGCTACGAAATCTGGGTAGACGAGCGCTTCCACGCGGACGTAGAAATTGAAGACACCCCTTACGTTGTAACTGCGGTGTTCCCCTCGGAGAGCGGTCAACTTTGCGTGCGGTTGAATGACGACTCGATCGAGACGCTCGATGCGCAAGGGCTTACTGTGGGTTCCGATGGCGTAGTGCGTTGCAGCGTCAAGGAGGGCCGAGAGCGGGCGCGCTTGTTGCGGGCGGCACAGGCTGAACTCGCCTCCTACCTAGAAGAACATGATGGTACTTGGTGCCTCCACGTCGGCGACCGTCATTACCCTGTCCGGTATGAGTGA
- the trmL gene encoding tRNA (uridine(34)/cytosine(34)/5-carboxymethylaminomethyluridine(34)-2'-O)-methyltransferase TrmL — protein sequence MSDRPVLHVVLVAPEIPQNTGSIARLCAATYCRLHLIKPLGFSLEDRYLKRAGLDYWPYVDWQVHDSWAQFLSRYDGHNVYFFSARAEQPYWNARYRHGDVLVFGSETKGLPAELREQYRERFLLIPIDHPHVRSLNLSNAVSIVVYEALRQMRT from the coding sequence ATGAGTGACCGACCCGTCCTGCACGTGGTGCTGGTTGCCCCCGAGATCCCCCAAAATACCGGAAGCATAGCTCGATTATGCGCGGCCACGTACTGCCGCCTGCACTTGATTAAGCCGTTGGGGTTTTCCTTGGAGGACCGCTACCTGAAGCGCGCTGGGCTTGACTACTGGCCGTACGTCGATTGGCAGGTGCACGACAGTTGGGCGCAATTCCTCTCGCGGTACGACGGGCATAACGTTTACTTTTTTTCTGCTCGCGCGGAGCAGCCTTACTGGAACGCGCGGTACCGGCATGGTGACGTGTTGGTATTTGGCAGTGAGACCAAAGGGCTGCCGGCTGAGCTGCGCGAGCAATACCGTGAGCGGTTCTTGCTCATTCCCATCGACCATCCCCACGTGCGCAGCCTCAACCTCTCGAACGCGGTATCGATCGTCGTATACGAAGCGCTCCGGCAAATGCGGACATGA
- a CDS encoding aspartate aminotransferase family protein — MTRGVEAVQGLREKFFQHVCQTSSAPLGIVVKHAAGCEIVDEQGRVFLDLLAGMGVANVGHNHPQVVAAVERQLQRHMHVAVYGEMIQESQVLLAEALARFSPGDLSVVYFTNSGAEAIEGAMKTARKFTERPRFIAFHGAFHGDTFGALSLGGNPLYRQPFEPLLPVVDFLPFGDIEALDRIGYDVAAVFVEPIQSEGGVRVPPADFLPALRHRCSEVGALLVVDEVLTGFGRTGKLFACSHWEVVPDIVVLAKALGGGMPLGAFVGREEVMATLSRNPALAHVTTFGGHPVSCAAGLAALGVLHSEGLIQRAAELGESWRKELAQTLARHVREVRGKGLLVGIEFPSAEFAQRFTARCLELGLIVNWTLHCDTVVRLLPPLSIGAHQLEEATRRMRAAADSV, encoded by the coding sequence GTGACCCGGGGAGTGGAGGCGGTGCAAGGCCTGCGCGAGAAATTTTTTCAACATGTCTGCCAGACGTCCTCTGCCCCGCTCGGGATCGTGGTGAAGCATGCCGCGGGTTGTGAGATTGTGGATGAGCAGGGGCGCGTGTTTCTTGACTTGCTGGCCGGCATGGGCGTCGCCAACGTTGGTCATAACCACCCGCAGGTTGTGGCCGCGGTGGAGCGCCAATTGCAGCGACACATGCACGTTGCGGTGTACGGCGAAATGATTCAGGAGAGCCAGGTGCTCCTTGCGGAAGCTCTGGCTCGGTTCAGCCCTGGGGATTTGTCGGTGGTTTACTTCACGAACAGCGGGGCAGAGGCCATCGAGGGCGCGATGAAAACAGCGCGGAAGTTTACCGAGCGCCCGCGCTTTATTGCCTTTCACGGCGCGTTCCATGGCGACACGTTCGGTGCGTTGTCGCTGGGCGGCAACCCCTTGTATCGCCAACCGTTTGAGCCGCTGTTGCCGGTTGTCGACTTTCTGCCATTCGGAGACATCGAGGCGTTGGACCGTATCGGCTACGACGTTGCCGCCGTATTTGTCGAGCCCATCCAAAGCGAAGGTGGCGTGCGTGTGCCCCCTGCCGACTTTCTTCCCGCGCTGCGCCACCGCTGTAGCGAAGTGGGTGCGCTGTTGGTTGTCGACGAGGTGCTGACCGGCTTTGGGCGCACGGGCAAACTGTTCGCCTGTAGCCACTGGGAGGTCGTGCCCGACATCGTGGTTTTGGCGAAAGCCTTAGGAGGTGGCATGCCGTTGGGGGCCTTCGTTGGCCGGGAAGAAGTGATGGCAACACTGAGCCGCAACCCGGCCCTTGCGCACGTCACGACGTTTGGCGGTCACCCGGTGAGCTGCGCAGCGGGATTGGCTGCGTTGGGGGTGCTGCACAGTGAGGGACTCATCCAGCGTGCCGCGGAGCTAGGGGAGAGCTGGCGCAAAGAACTTGCTCAGACGCTCGCACGGCATGTGCGGGAGGTACGCGGGAAGGGGCTCCTTGTCGGCATCGAGTTTCCCAGTGCAGAATTTGCGCAGCGATTTACAGCGCGGTGTTTGGAGTTGGGGCTGATTGTCAACTGGACTTTGCACTGTGATACCGTCGTTCGGTTGCTGCCGCCGCTGAGCATCGGGGCCCACCAACTCGAGGAGGCAACGCGCAGAATGCGCGCCGCTGCGGACAGCGTTTAA
- a CDS encoding alcohol dehydrogenase catalytic domain-containing protein, giving the protein MKALVVTNEIPKIVLTRLFALATPRAYVSRFAPLYLRDLPDPPLRPGWVRIRTVLCGLCGSDYKQVFLKGAWDNPMTAVISFPQVLGHEVVGYVDAVGPEVDPHWLGKRVVLNPWLSCAPRGIDPPCSWCARGDYAQCLNFVKGALPPGIHHGNCREATGGFAEFVPAHCSQLIPIPDDISFDTAVLADPFSVSLHATLRHPPPPEGTALVYGCGTLGLLNVAIVRTLFPKVTVLAIARYAHQHELARRLGAQEVVPWRPQINVIERVATLTGSDIWRPWQGLPMLDAGVDVVYDTVGSPETVEVSVRVTRSRGKIVVTGVEMPKRFEWTPLYFKELSLIGSNAFGVEEWGGRRQHAMEWYFDIVRNYGLDCTPVITHRFPLEQYDRAFLTCYDQGAHRAVKVLFTFPNGTAGNS; this is encoded by the coding sequence ATGAAGGCGCTGGTGGTAACGAACGAGATTCCAAAGATCGTGCTGACCCGCCTTTTCGCCTTGGCGACCCCGCGGGCTTACGTAAGCCGCTTCGCTCCTTTGTATCTTCGTGACCTTCCCGATCCGCCGTTGCGCCCGGGGTGGGTGCGGATCCGCACCGTATTGTGTGGGCTGTGTGGCAGCGACTACAAGCAAGTGTTCCTCAAAGGGGCTTGGGATAACCCGATGACGGCGGTGATTTCCTTCCCTCAAGTGCTGGGCCACGAAGTCGTCGGCTACGTGGATGCTGTTGGCCCTGAAGTAGATCCCCATTGGCTAGGGAAACGTGTTGTCCTGAATCCCTGGTTGTCCTGTGCTCCGCGTGGAATCGATCCGCCCTGTTCTTGGTGTGCAAGGGGCGACTATGCGCAGTGCCTCAACTTTGTGAAGGGAGCCCTGCCTCCCGGAATTCACCACGGGAATTGCCGCGAAGCGACCGGCGGTTTCGCTGAGTTTGTTCCCGCACATTGCTCGCAACTGATCCCCATTCCCGACGACATATCGTTCGACACCGCTGTCCTCGCTGATCCCTTCTCGGTATCGTTACACGCAACCTTGCGGCATCCCCCGCCACCCGAGGGCACAGCGCTGGTATACGGCTGCGGCACACTCGGGTTGCTCAACGTGGCCATTGTGCGGACGTTGTTTCCGAAGGTGACGGTTCTCGCCATCGCCCGCTATGCACACCAACACGAGCTTGCTAGGCGGCTTGGCGCCCAGGAAGTCGTTCCGTGGCGGCCACAAATCAATGTGATTGAACGAGTGGCTACGCTCACGGGCAGCGACATTTGGCGACCTTGGCAGGGCCTGCCGATGCTCGACGCTGGCGTCGATGTGGTGTACGACACCGTAGGGTCGCCGGAGACCGTCGAAGTGAGCGTGCGGGTCACCCGAAGCAGGGGCAAGATCGTGGTGACGGGTGTGGAAATGCCCAAGCGGTTCGAGTGGACGCCCCTGTACTTCAAGGAACTCTCCTTGATCGGCTCGAACGCCTTCGGCGTTGAGGAGTGGGGGGGCCGTCGCCAGCACGCCATGGAGTGGTACTTCGACATCGTGCGCAACTACGGCCTCGACTGCACGCCGGTCATCACCCACCGTTTCCCTCTGGAGCAGTACGACCGTGCCTTCTTGACCTGTTACGACCAAGGTGCGCACCGCGCGGTCAAGGTGTTGTTCACATTTCCCAATGGCACGGCTGGAAACTCGTGA
- a CDS encoding DUF4079 family protein: MRWAAYAHPLVGGLVLGLLFFVGSLGLRSRSWPKARAVYLRRHALLGPWVCVAVLSAHVSGLGAVWWARDDLVVASSGHFRTGSVLVLLLLLLFMSQPFMHRAEVRQLHPWIGALALLVAGAHVFFGLQLTR; this comes from the coding sequence ATGAGATGGGCGGCATACGCTCACCCGCTGGTCGGGGGCTTGGTGTTGGGTCTACTATTTTTCGTCGGCAGCCTCGGGCTACGTTCCCGCAGTTGGCCAAAGGCGCGAGCGGTGTACTTGCGCCGGCACGCACTTCTGGGACCCTGGGTATGCGTTGCCGTTCTGTCGGCGCACGTCAGTGGCCTCGGCGCGGTTTGGTGGGCGCGAGACGATCTCGTCGTTGCCTCCTCCGGGCACTTTCGCACCGGCTCCGTCTTGGTGTTGCTGCTCCTTTTGCTGTTCATGAGCCAACCGTTCATGCACCGAGCCGAGGTTCGGCAATTGCACCCATGGATCGGGGCGTTGGCGTTGTTGGTCGCGGGAGCGCATGTTTTCTTTGGTTTGCAACTCACCCGTTAA
- a CDS encoding ABC transporter permease has product MTLRAALAALQRNKMRSVLTMLGVIIGVAAVIAMVSVGQGASATVQAQIRSLGTNLLMIIPGATTAAGVRSGWGGVSTLTVADAKAIERECSAVAAVTYLRRQVVQVVHADQNWSTVAQGTTVTFPIVREWGVARGRFFTAAEEEGAARVAVLGQTVASQLFGLGQDPIGAIVRIRNVPFEVIGVLEAKGQTTWGQDQDDVIVLPFTTAERRVFGTQLFNLVDMIFVSARSLAELQEAATQIRTLLRERHRIPANEEDDFTVRSLEDMARATESASRVMTNLLFAVASISLIVGGIGIMNILLVSVTERTREIGLRMAVGAKARHILLQFLMEAVVLSVIGGALGAVLGCASSFFISALGGWPTLLSPLAVFGSLIFSGAVGIFFGYYPAWKASRLEPIAALRYE; this is encoded by the coding sequence ATGACCTTGAGAGCCGCACTCGCGGCTTTGCAACGCAACAAGATGCGCTCGGTGCTCACCATGCTCGGCGTGATCATTGGCGTGGCTGCAGTGATCGCAATGGTCAGCGTCGGGCAAGGGGCGAGCGCAACGGTGCAAGCTCAAATTCGCAGCTTGGGAACGAATCTGTTGATGATCATCCCTGGCGCAACCACGGCAGCGGGAGTTCGTTCGGGCTGGGGAGGAGTGTCCACTCTTACCGTGGCCGACGCCAAGGCCATCGAGCGCGAGTGCTCTGCGGTTGCCGCCGTCACTTACTTGCGCAGGCAGGTGGTACAAGTTGTCCACGCCGACCAAAATTGGTCCACGGTCGCACAAGGCACCACGGTGACCTTCCCAATCGTACGCGAATGGGGCGTGGCGCGCGGACGTTTTTTCACGGCTGCCGAAGAAGAGGGCGCGGCCCGGGTGGCGGTTCTCGGCCAAACGGTCGCGAGCCAGTTGTTCGGCCTCGGACAAGATCCCATCGGGGCCATTGTTCGCATCCGTAACGTGCCGTTCGAAGTGATCGGCGTCTTGGAAGCAAAGGGACAAACCACTTGGGGGCAGGACCAAGATGACGTGATCGTGCTGCCGTTCACCACCGCAGAGCGGCGGGTGTTCGGCACACAGCTCTTCAACTTAGTCGACATGATCTTTGTTTCCGCGCGGTCGCTTGCAGAGTTGCAGGAAGCAGCCACACAAATCCGCACACTCCTTCGCGAGCGACACCGCATTCCTGCGAACGAAGAAGACGATTTCACGGTGCGGTCGCTGGAGGACATGGCACGCGCTACGGAAAGCGCCAGCCGGGTCATGACAAATTTGCTCTTTGCCGTCGCCTCGATCTCCCTCATCGTCGGTGGGATCGGCATCATGAACATCCTGCTGGTCTCGGTAACGGAACGCACGCGGGAGATTGGGCTGCGCATGGCAGTGGGCGCGAAAGCCCGTCACATCTTGCTCCAGTTTCTGATGGAGGCCGTGGTGCTCAGCGTGATCGGGGGCGCGCTCGGCGCTGTGCTCGGCTGTGCGAGCTCGTTTTTCATTTCGGCCTTAGGCGGTTGGCCGACTTTGCTTTCGCCTTTGGCGGTGTTCGGCTCGCTGATCTTCTCCGGGGCAGTAGGCATTTTCTTCGGCTATTACCCGGCGTGGAAAGCCTCTCGTCTCGAACCCATTGCCGCGCTGCGGTACGAATGA
- a CDS encoding ABC transporter ATP-binding protein, translated as MAEALIQIEDLWRIYATGAVEVAALRGVSLRIDAGEFVAVMGASGSGKSTLLNILGCLDRPTRGRYLLRGRDVSTLSADERAEIRNREIGFVFQNFNLLPRATAVENVELPLFYGPIPYAEQRPRALAALAALGLADRAFHYPSQLSGGQQQRVAIARALVGEPPLLLADEPTGNLDSAASRELMELLVQLNASRGVTVVLVTHEPDVAAYARRVVQFRDGMIVSDRPQSPRL; from the coding sequence ATGGCGGAGGCGTTGATCCAAATAGAGGATCTATGGAGAATTTATGCAACGGGCGCCGTCGAAGTTGCCGCGCTCCGGGGTGTGTCGCTACGGATCGACGCGGGCGAGTTTGTTGCCGTCATGGGTGCTTCCGGCTCGGGCAAGTCGACGTTGCTAAACATTTTGGGCTGCCTCGATCGTCCGACACGTGGGCGATACTTGCTCCGCGGTCGCGACGTGTCCACGCTCAGCGCCGATGAACGGGCCGAAATCCGCAATCGAGAAATCGGCTTCGTCTTCCAAAATTTCAACTTGCTCCCTCGCGCCACTGCCGTGGAGAACGTGGAACTGCCGTTGTTTTACGGGCCCATACCGTATGCCGAACAACGGCCACGCGCGTTGGCGGCGCTCGCAGCGCTCGGCCTCGCCGATCGTGCGTTTCACTATCCCAGTCAACTCTCCGGCGGCCAACAACAACGCGTGGCGATCGCTCGTGCTTTGGTGGGCGAGCCTCCGCTCCTACTCGCCGACGAGCCCACTGGCAATCTCGATTCTGCGGCCAGTCGTGAACTTATGGAGTTGTTGGTCCAACTGAATGCCTCGCGAGGAGTGACTGTCGTTTTGGTCACCCACGAGCCTGACGTGGCCGCGTACGCCCGGCGGGTTGTGCAGTTTCGCGATGGCATGATCGTTTCCGACCGCCCCCAATCTCCCCGGTTATGA